The following are encoded together in the bacterium genome:
- a CDS encoding carboxypeptidase-like regulatory domain-containing protein, translating into MIMLKGTHYLGGSDSSGRYEILDVPFGSYWAECWHPEGQGVMLMVHVYSDIVQLDISLIPPLPPQGSCWEPEVKYAGSVLDLQTRKPIVGAILHSLYDYRGCNFPVAWTDENGHFDCKWGYGPDSVLVWARGYEPLFTVAGIEPPDPGLLVHSLDFSLSPVAEIAAEEEKESPRFLPDGKPLYASLRGGPMARPTLPNPFGLLRIRVVDGWRDNQPLPFAYVWIFELEQGARTDANGEFICGPLEPGRYTVRAMKSAYNPCPEGGRVEVEVTPYMDSSLQYTTDIEICMYEQP; encoded by the coding sequence GTGATTATGCTCAAGGGAACTCATTACCTTGGCGGAAGCGATTCGTCGGGTCGTTACGAAATTCTGGATGTACCATTCGGAAGCTACTGGGCTGAGTGCTGGCATCCCGAAGGTCAGGGTGTAATGCTGATGGTTCATGTGTATTCCGATATCGTACAGTTGGATATCTCGCTCATTCCGCCGTTGCCCCCACAGGGATCGTGCTGGGAACCGGAGGTGAAGTATGCCGGTTCCGTTCTTGATCTTCAAACGAGAAAACCGATCGTTGGAGCAATTCTCCACAGCCTTTATGATTATCGCGGATGCAATTTTCCGGTGGCATGGACGGACGAGAATGGGCATTTCGACTGTAAATGGGGCTATGGGCCGGATTCCGTCTTGGTGTGGGCGCGCGGATATGAACCGTTGTTCACCGTGGCAGGAATTGAGCCGCCCGATCCGGGATTGTTGGTTCATTCGCTGGATTTCTCGCTGAGCCCGGTTGCTGAAATCGCCGCAGAAGAGGAGAAAGAATCGCCACGATTTCTTCCCGATGGAAAACCGCTTTATGCCTCCCTTCGCGGCGGACCGATGGCGCGCCCCACACTTCCAAATCCGTTCGGTCTGTTGCGGATTCGAGTGGTGGACGGTTGGCGGGACAATCAACCTCTTCCATTCGCATACGTGTGGATATTTGAGCTTGAGCAGGGTGCGCGCACCGATGCCAACGGTGAGTTTATTTGCGGCCCGCTTGAGCCGGGGAGGTATACGGTAAGAGCCATGAAGTCGGCGTACAATCCGTGTCCCGAAGGCGGGCGGGTGGAAGTCGAAGTTACGCCCTATATGGATTCTTCCTTGCAGTACACAACCGATATTGAGATTTGCATGTACGAGCAGCCCTGA